Proteins from a single region of Lasioglossum baleicum chromosome 1, iyLasBale1, whole genome shotgun sequence:
- the Kyat gene encoding kynurenine aminotransferase isoform X1, whose translation MFARICVFGSSSKVPILLSTLRNIRSYSVAMSKFDLPDRLKGNDKSVWVEYIQLALKYKPLNLGQGFPDFHAPENVTKALSEATTSDNPLLNQYTRGFGHPRLVNALSKLYSKLLNRELDPNNEILVTTGAYEALYCTLQGHTNPGDEWIIIEPFFDCYEPMVRSAGGVPRFIALKPKNKNGPLSSADWVFDRQELESLFNKKTKGIIINTPHNPVGKVFTLDELQFIANLAKKWNTIVVSDEVYEWIVYEPYKHIRTATLPDMYERTITVGSAGKTFSVTGWKIGWAYGPANLMRNLQVVHQNAVYTCCTPVQEAIAIGFEQELARFGQPDCYFVSLAKELVPKRDYMAKFLSDVGMVPTIPEGGYFMVANWTALENKVKLDEETDANKDYRFTKWMTKQVGVQGIPPSAFYSDEHKHLGEDNVRYCFIKKDENLKKAADILMKWKSQ comes from the exons ATGTTTGCTAGGATTTGTGTGTTTGGAAGTAGTTCTAAAGTACCAATTTTATTATCCACATTAAGGAATATTAGAAGCTATTCTGTTGCAATGTCTAAGTTCGATCTTCCCGATCGTTTGAAAGGCAACGATAAGTCTGTATG gGTTGAATATATACAACTCGCATTGAAATACAAACCGTTGAACTTGGGACAAGGATTTCCAGATTTTCATGCCCCTGAGAATGTGACGAAGGCTTTAAGCGAAGCAACTACCAGCGATAATCCTCTTTTAAATCAATATACTAGAGGATTT GGTCATCCACGCTTAGTAAACGCACTTTCCAAATTGTACTCAAAGCTTTTGAATCGTGAGTTGGATCCGAACAATGAAATTCTTGTCACAACTGGTGCATACGAAGCTTTATATTGTACATTGCAAGGCCACACAAACCCTGGTGACGAATGGATAATTATCGAACCCTTCTTCGATTGTTATGAACCTATGGTAAGATCTGCTGGCGGAGTACCTAGGTTCATCGCCTTAAAACCA aagaataAAAATGGTCCCTTGAGTTCAGCTGATTGGGTATTCGACAGGCAAGAATTAGAAAGTCTGTTCAACAAGAAGACCAAAGGGATTATTATTAATACTCCACATAATCCTGTGGGAAAAGTTTTCACTCTAGATGAATTACAATTTATTGCTAACTTAGCTAAGAAGTGGAATACAATTGTTGTATCGGATGAAGTTTACGAATGGATTGTGTACGAACCATACAAACACATCAGAACTG CAACGCTACCTGACATGTACGAACGTACAATTACCGTTGGTTCCGCTGGTAAAACATTCAGTGTTACTGGATGGAAAATAGGATGGGCCTATGGTCCAGCTAATTTAATGCGTAACTTACAAGTTGTTCATCAAAATGCTGTATATACCTGCTGCACTCCGGTCCAA GAAGCTATTGCCATCGGATTTGAACAAGAATTAGCAAGATTTGGCCAACCAGATTGTTACTTTGTCAGTTTAGCAAAGGAACTGGTGCCGAAACGGGATTACATGGCGAAATTTCTTAGCGATGTGGGGATGGTACCGACAATTCCTGAAGGTGGTTATTTCATGGTAGCTAATTGGACTGCTTTAGAAAATAAAGTCAAATTAGATGAAGAAACTGATGCAAACAAAGATTACCGGTTCACCAAGTGGATGACGAAACAAGTTGGAGTTCAAGGAATTCCGCCGTCCGCGTTTTATAGTGATGAACATAAACATCTCGGGGAAGATAACGTCCGATACTGTTTCATAAAA
- the Kyat gene encoding kynurenine aminotransferase isoform X2 — protein MFARICVFGSSSKVPILLSTLRNIRSYSVAMSKFDLPDRLKGNDKSVWVEYIQLALKYKPLNLGQGFPDFHAPENVTKALSEATTSDNPLLNQYTRGFGHPRLVNALSKLYSKLLNRELDPNNEILVTTGAYEALYCTLQGHTNPGDEWIIIEPFFDCYEPMVRSAGGVPRFIALKPNKNGPLSSADWVFDRQELESLFNKKTKGIIINTPHNPVGKVFTLDELQFIANLAKKWNTIVVSDEVYEWIVYEPYKHIRTATLPDMYERTITVGSAGKTFSVTGWKIGWAYGPANLMRNLQVVHQNAVYTCCTPVQEAIAIGFEQELARFGQPDCYFVSLAKELVPKRDYMAKFLSDVGMVPTIPEGGYFMVANWTALENKVKLDEETDANKDYRFTKWMTKQVGVQGIPPSAFYSDEHKHLGEDNVRYCFIKKDENLKKAADILMKWKSQ, from the exons ATGTTTGCTAGGATTTGTGTGTTTGGAAGTAGTTCTAAAGTACCAATTTTATTATCCACATTAAGGAATATTAGAAGCTATTCTGTTGCAATGTCTAAGTTCGATCTTCCCGATCGTTTGAAAGGCAACGATAAGTCTGTATG gGTTGAATATATACAACTCGCATTGAAATACAAACCGTTGAACTTGGGACAAGGATTTCCAGATTTTCATGCCCCTGAGAATGTGACGAAGGCTTTAAGCGAAGCAACTACCAGCGATAATCCTCTTTTAAATCAATATACTAGAGGATTT GGTCATCCACGCTTAGTAAACGCACTTTCCAAATTGTACTCAAAGCTTTTGAATCGTGAGTTGGATCCGAACAATGAAATTCTTGTCACAACTGGTGCATACGAAGCTTTATATTGTACATTGCAAGGCCACACAAACCCTGGTGACGAATGGATAATTATCGAACCCTTCTTCGATTGTTATGAACCTATGGTAAGATCTGCTGGCGGAGTACCTAGGTTCATCGCCTTAAAACCA aataAAAATGGTCCCTTGAGTTCAGCTGATTGGGTATTCGACAGGCAAGAATTAGAAAGTCTGTTCAACAAGAAGACCAAAGGGATTATTATTAATACTCCACATAATCCTGTGGGAAAAGTTTTCACTCTAGATGAATTACAATTTATTGCTAACTTAGCTAAGAAGTGGAATACAATTGTTGTATCGGATGAAGTTTACGAATGGATTGTGTACGAACCATACAAACACATCAGAACTG CAACGCTACCTGACATGTACGAACGTACAATTACCGTTGGTTCCGCTGGTAAAACATTCAGTGTTACTGGATGGAAAATAGGATGGGCCTATGGTCCAGCTAATTTAATGCGTAACTTACAAGTTGTTCATCAAAATGCTGTATATACCTGCTGCACTCCGGTCCAA GAAGCTATTGCCATCGGATTTGAACAAGAATTAGCAAGATTTGGCCAACCAGATTGTTACTTTGTCAGTTTAGCAAAGGAACTGGTGCCGAAACGGGATTACATGGCGAAATTTCTTAGCGATGTGGGGATGGTACCGACAATTCCTGAAGGTGGTTATTTCATGGTAGCTAATTGGACTGCTTTAGAAAATAAAGTCAAATTAGATGAAGAAACTGATGCAAACAAAGATTACCGGTTCACCAAGTGGATGACGAAACAAGTTGGAGTTCAAGGAATTCCGCCGTCCGCGTTTTATAGTGATGAACATAAACATCTCGGGGAAGATAACGTCCGATACTGTTTCATAAAA
- the LOC143209694 gene encoding cytochrome b5 reductase 4 isoform X4, translating to MDWIRLTNSGDDLTGVGGVSQIVSLSELANHNKQNDAWIAIRGIVFNVTRYMDFHPGGISELMRGVGKDATKLFENVHAWVNYQSILQKCVVGRLSRGSISGPSSSTPEDASPGTTDCASAALGLIRSCTGANAQDSGSESGLENVKMDWRQTLNTVTLFYQTVKDYPGVHYQVVRINDSKLVFKLFFEKDTVTHELELAAPLEWPPVCKTNFETAEVDFTFTKKKPELWKTQGNHTIWREPITNHRTYKEYTVVSNTPLSKLVHLLVLRAKDSLELVPIGRHVQARMNVMGMEITRSYTPVPPCLHPDDMAPSYKSDCVCLMIKKYQNGALSPSITGLQAGQTLVLSNALGAFVVESFDRYSVIHMLAGGTGLTAMLGIIQRALARRTVKTINLLNFNTDQDNMFYVKQLEKASANTKLTVTHVLSQPDSKWTGIRGIVSDDLLRQLIGQQKPDACIFTCGPPGFIQTAKKSIQNLGWKPYQTYMFDD from the exons ATGGACTGGATCCGATTGACTAACTCTGGTGACGATTTAACAGGCGTTGGTGGCGTCTCTCAAATCGTGTCTCTGTCTGAACTGGCCAATCATAACAAGCAGAATGACGCTTGGATCGCAATTAGAG GAATCGTGTTCAACGTGACCCGTTACATGGACTTCCATCCAGGAGGGATCAGCGAATTGATGCGGGGCGTTGGCAAAGACGCGACGAAACTATTCGAAAAC GTTCACGCTTGGGTCAATTATCAGAGCATCCTTCAGAAATGCGTGGTTGGAAGACTGAGCCGTGGATCCATCAGCGGTCCATCCTCATCGACACCGGAAGACGCCTCTCCAGGTACCACAGATTGCGCCTCTGCTGCTCTGGGCCTAATTAGAAGTTGTACGG GCGCCAACGCCCAAGACAGTGGCAGCGAAAGCGGTCTTGAAAACGTAAAGATGGACTGGAGACAGACGTTGAACACAGTTACGCTGTTCTACCAAACGGTGAAAGACTATCCAGGCGTTCACTATCAAGTGGTGAGGATAAACGACTCGAAGCTGGTCTTCAAGTTGTTTTTCGAGAAGGATACAGTCACGCATGAACTAGAGCTGGCAGCTCCGTTGGAATGGCCGCCAGTTTGCAAGACTAACTTCGAAACCGCCGAG GTGGATTTCACGTTCACCAAGAAGAAGCCGGAGCTCTGGAAGACGCAGGGTAACCACACAATATGGCGGGAGCCAATCACGAACCATAGAACCTACAAAGAGTACACTGTAGTCTCGAACACACCGCTTTCCAAGCTAGTCCACTTGCTAGTCCTGCGAGCGAAGGACTCGTTGGAATTAGTGCCCATTGGAAGACACGTACAGGCCAGGATGAACGTGATGG GGATGGAAATAACGAGATCATACACTCCTGTCCCACCGTGCCTTCACCCTGACGACATGGCGCCTAGTTACAAGTCTGACTGCGTGTGTCTGATGATCAAGAAGTACCAAAATGGCGCGCTGAGTCCGTCCATAACCGGCCTACAAGCCGGCCAGACCCTTGTGCTAAGCAATGCTTTAGGTGCCTTTGTAGTTGAATCCTTTGATCGTTATTCTGTCATTCACATGCTGGCCGGTGGCACGGGGCTGACCGCGATGCTTGGGATCATTCAGCGAGCTTTGGCAAGGCGTACTGT AAAAACCATTAATCTCCTCAACTTCAACACAGACCAAGATAACATGTTCTACGTGAAGCAACTGGAAAAAGCTAGCGCGAATACGAA GTTAACAGTCACGCATGTCCTCTCGCAACCGGACAGTAAATGGACGGGCATACGCGGCATCGTGTCCGATGATTTGTTGAGGCAGCTGATTGGACAACAGAAACCTGATGCGTGCATCTTCACCTGTGGTCCACCAGGATTCATTCAGACAGCGAAAAA ATCCATTCAAAACCTTGGCTGGAAACCCTACCAAACGTATATGTTCGACGACTAG
- the Kyat gene encoding kynurenine aminotransferase isoform X3, whose product MSKFDLPDRLKGNDKSVWVEYIQLALKYKPLNLGQGFPDFHAPENVTKALSEATTSDNPLLNQYTRGFGHPRLVNALSKLYSKLLNRELDPNNEILVTTGAYEALYCTLQGHTNPGDEWIIIEPFFDCYEPMVRSAGGVPRFIALKPKNKNGPLSSADWVFDRQELESLFNKKTKGIIINTPHNPVGKVFTLDELQFIANLAKKWNTIVVSDEVYEWIVYEPYKHIRTATLPDMYERTITVGSAGKTFSVTGWKIGWAYGPANLMRNLQVVHQNAVYTCCTPVQEAIAIGFEQELARFGQPDCYFVSLAKELVPKRDYMAKFLSDVGMVPTIPEGGYFMVANWTALENKVKLDEETDANKDYRFTKWMTKQVGVQGIPPSAFYSDEHKHLGEDNVRYCFIKKDENLKKAADILMKWKSQ is encoded by the exons ATGTCTAAGTTCGATCTTCCCGATCGTTTGAAAGGCAACGATAAGTCTGTATG gGTTGAATATATACAACTCGCATTGAAATACAAACCGTTGAACTTGGGACAAGGATTTCCAGATTTTCATGCCCCTGAGAATGTGACGAAGGCTTTAAGCGAAGCAACTACCAGCGATAATCCTCTTTTAAATCAATATACTAGAGGATTT GGTCATCCACGCTTAGTAAACGCACTTTCCAAATTGTACTCAAAGCTTTTGAATCGTGAGTTGGATCCGAACAATGAAATTCTTGTCACAACTGGTGCATACGAAGCTTTATATTGTACATTGCAAGGCCACACAAACCCTGGTGACGAATGGATAATTATCGAACCCTTCTTCGATTGTTATGAACCTATGGTAAGATCTGCTGGCGGAGTACCTAGGTTCATCGCCTTAAAACCA aagaataAAAATGGTCCCTTGAGTTCAGCTGATTGGGTATTCGACAGGCAAGAATTAGAAAGTCTGTTCAACAAGAAGACCAAAGGGATTATTATTAATACTCCACATAATCCTGTGGGAAAAGTTTTCACTCTAGATGAATTACAATTTATTGCTAACTTAGCTAAGAAGTGGAATACAATTGTTGTATCGGATGAAGTTTACGAATGGATTGTGTACGAACCATACAAACACATCAGAACTG CAACGCTACCTGACATGTACGAACGTACAATTACCGTTGGTTCCGCTGGTAAAACATTCAGTGTTACTGGATGGAAAATAGGATGGGCCTATGGTCCAGCTAATTTAATGCGTAACTTACAAGTTGTTCATCAAAATGCTGTATATACCTGCTGCACTCCGGTCCAA GAAGCTATTGCCATCGGATTTGAACAAGAATTAGCAAGATTTGGCCAACCAGATTGTTACTTTGTCAGTTTAGCAAAGGAACTGGTGCCGAAACGGGATTACATGGCGAAATTTCTTAGCGATGTGGGGATGGTACCGACAATTCCTGAAGGTGGTTATTTCATGGTAGCTAATTGGACTGCTTTAGAAAATAAAGTCAAATTAGATGAAGAAACTGATGCAAACAAAGATTACCGGTTCACCAAGTGGATGACGAAACAAGTTGGAGTTCAAGGAATTCCGCCGTCCGCGTTTTATAGTGATGAACATAAACATCTCGGGGAAGATAACGTCCGATACTGTTTCATAAAA
- the LOC143209694 gene encoding cytochrome b5 reductase 4 isoform X3, which translates to MPRCCGASLVSVMDGDGSPQSLGLQIQDGNPRNKTALAPGHSLMDWIRLTNSGDDLTGVGGVSQIVSLSELANHNKQNDAWIAIRGIVFNVTRYMDFHPGGISELMRGVGKDATKLFENVHAWVNYQSILQKCVVGRLSRGSISGPSSSTPEDASPGTTDCASAALGLIRSCTGANAQDSGSESGLENVKMDWRQTLNTVTLFYQTVKDYPGVHYQVVRINDSKLVFKLFFEKDTVTHELELAAPLEWPPVCKTNFETAEVDFTFTKKKPELWKTQGNHTIWREPITNHRTYKEYTVVSNTPLSKLVHLLVLRAKDSLELVPIGRHVQARMNVMGMEITRSYTPVPPCLHPDDMAPSYKSDCVCLMIKKYQNGALSPSITGLQAGQTLVLSNALGAFVVESFDRYSVIHMLAGGTGLTAMLGIIQRALARRTVKTINLLNFNTDQDNMFYVKQLEKASANTKLTVTHVLSQPDSKWTGIRGIVSDDLLRQLIGQQKPDACIFTCGPPGFIQTAKKSIQNLGWKPYQTYMFDD; encoded by the exons GCAATCCTCGAAATAAGACAGCACTCGCGCCCGGCCACAGTCTAATGGACTGGATCCGATTGACTAACTCTGGTGACGATTTAACAGGCGTTGGTGGCGTCTCTCAAATCGTGTCTCTGTCTGAACTGGCCAATCATAACAAGCAGAATGACGCTTGGATCGCAATTAGAG GAATCGTGTTCAACGTGACCCGTTACATGGACTTCCATCCAGGAGGGATCAGCGAATTGATGCGGGGCGTTGGCAAAGACGCGACGAAACTATTCGAAAAC GTTCACGCTTGGGTCAATTATCAGAGCATCCTTCAGAAATGCGTGGTTGGAAGACTGAGCCGTGGATCCATCAGCGGTCCATCCTCATCGACACCGGAAGACGCCTCTCCAGGTACCACAGATTGCGCCTCTGCTGCTCTGGGCCTAATTAGAAGTTGTACGG GCGCCAACGCCCAAGACAGTGGCAGCGAAAGCGGTCTTGAAAACGTAAAGATGGACTGGAGACAGACGTTGAACACAGTTACGCTGTTCTACCAAACGGTGAAAGACTATCCAGGCGTTCACTATCAAGTGGTGAGGATAAACGACTCGAAGCTGGTCTTCAAGTTGTTTTTCGAGAAGGATACAGTCACGCATGAACTAGAGCTGGCAGCTCCGTTGGAATGGCCGCCAGTTTGCAAGACTAACTTCGAAACCGCCGAG GTGGATTTCACGTTCACCAAGAAGAAGCCGGAGCTCTGGAAGACGCAGGGTAACCACACAATATGGCGGGAGCCAATCACGAACCATAGAACCTACAAAGAGTACACTGTAGTCTCGAACACACCGCTTTCCAAGCTAGTCCACTTGCTAGTCCTGCGAGCGAAGGACTCGTTGGAATTAGTGCCCATTGGAAGACACGTACAGGCCAGGATGAACGTGATGG GGATGGAAATAACGAGATCATACACTCCTGTCCCACCGTGCCTTCACCCTGACGACATGGCGCCTAGTTACAAGTCTGACTGCGTGTGTCTGATGATCAAGAAGTACCAAAATGGCGCGCTGAGTCCGTCCATAACCGGCCTACAAGCCGGCCAGACCCTTGTGCTAAGCAATGCTTTAGGTGCCTTTGTAGTTGAATCCTTTGATCGTTATTCTGTCATTCACATGCTGGCCGGTGGCACGGGGCTGACCGCGATGCTTGGGATCATTCAGCGAGCTTTGGCAAGGCGTACTGT AAAAACCATTAATCTCCTCAACTTCAACACAGACCAAGATAACATGTTCTACGTGAAGCAACTGGAAAAAGCTAGCGCGAATACGAA GTTAACAGTCACGCATGTCCTCTCGCAACCGGACAGTAAATGGACGGGCATACGCGGCATCGTGTCCGATGATTTGTTGAGGCAGCTGATTGGACAACAGAAACCTGATGCGTGCATCTTCACCTGTGGTCCACCAGGATTCATTCAGACAGCGAAAAA ATCCATTCAAAACCTTGGCTGGAAACCCTACCAAACGTATATGTTCGACGACTAG